The following are encoded in a window of Arthrobacter antioxidans genomic DNA:
- a CDS encoding phytanoyl-CoA dioxygenase family protein: MSDPTGTHGSVASRIPDGASPEAAAAVEGLYTRGVIAQQGAFTREWAAEMREDIDAALAEALARPDGAVGRGPKRYYVEIHPEQLRGWVDLVDHPWVRMVCESVLGPDYEIVELGFDVPGPGAVNQPWHRDFPMPEETRETGRLTSLAFNLTAVDTEEDMGPFEVAPGTQWDLPEGFDHEMFPPKSAYARYEGLAERKYPRMGDISARSALTIHRGTKNESQKSRPVLVLGVDAPGAGNAEHHAMAVTKPFYDALPERVRRHVVCPVVDTLVPITQKHSIEGLMMGEA; the protein is encoded by the coding sequence ATGTCTGATCCCACCGGCACGCACGGGTCCGTCGCGTCCCGGATCCCCGACGGAGCGTCGCCCGAGGCGGCCGCCGCCGTCGAAGGGCTGTACACCCGCGGCGTGATCGCCCAGCAGGGTGCGTTCACGCGCGAGTGGGCGGCGGAGATGCGCGAGGACATCGACGCGGCCCTCGCCGAGGCGCTCGCGCGGCCGGACGGCGCCGTGGGACGGGGACCGAAGCGGTACTACGTCGAGATCCACCCCGAGCAGCTGCGCGGCTGGGTGGACCTCGTGGACCACCCGTGGGTGCGCATGGTGTGCGAGTCCGTCCTCGGGCCGGACTACGAGATCGTGGAGCTCGGGTTCGACGTCCCGGGCCCCGGCGCCGTCAACCAGCCGTGGCACCGCGACTTCCCGATGCCGGAGGAGACGCGGGAGACCGGACGTCTGACGTCGCTGGCGTTCAACCTCACCGCCGTCGACACCGAGGAGGACATGGGCCCCTTCGAGGTCGCTCCCGGCACGCAATGGGATCTTCCCGAGGGCTTCGACCACGAGATGTTCCCGCCGAAGTCGGCGTACGCGCGGTACGAGGGTCTCGCCGAGCGCAAGTACCCGAGGATGGGCGACATCTCCGCCCGGTCCGCGCTGACGATCCACCGCGGCACGAAGAACGAGTCGCAGAAATCCCGGCCCGTCCTGGTGCTCGGGGTGGACGCTCCCGGCGCGGGCAACGCCGAACACCACGCCATGGCCGTGACGAAGCCCTTCTACGACGCCCTGCCCGAGCGGGTCCGCCGCCACGTGGTCTGCCCCGTGGTGGACACCCTGGTGCCGATCACGCAGAAGCACTCCATCGAGGGCCTCATGATGGGCGAGGCCTGA
- a CDS encoding isopenicillin N synthase family dioxygenase: MQQSPGSIPTLDLSTARSADGSFTPGFIEELRDAAHTVGFFHIINYGATPTQADDLFDVTRRFFDLPLEERLRIHNRSSPHFRGYAGLGTEITRGRPDAREQIDFSPEREPLADYPADEPYWLLQGPNLWPRTALPELEEQAMAWAALMSRVGAELLSAIAVALHLPEDYFAEPFEGTPAWMAKLVHYVGGVVEGAGSQGVGAHADYGFVTLLLQDQVGGLEVLPHGADEWVPVTPIPGALVVNLGEMLEVATEGYLAATIHRVTAPAPGVDRYAVPFFWSPRLDAVIEPVPLTEDLRATARGISDDPENPMLSSYGSNVLKGRVRAHPDVTELHHPELARK, from the coding sequence ATGCAGCAGTCCCCGGGATCGATCCCAACCCTTGACCTCAGCACCGCCCGTTCCGCCGATGGATCCTTCACCCCCGGCTTCATCGAGGAACTGCGCGACGCCGCCCACACCGTCGGCTTCTTCCACATCATCAACTACGGCGCCACCCCCACGCAGGCGGACGATCTCTTCGACGTCACCCGGCGCTTCTTCGACCTCCCCCTGGAGGAGCGCCTCCGGATCCACAACCGGTCCTCGCCGCACTTCCGCGGCTACGCCGGCCTCGGCACCGAGATCACGCGCGGCCGTCCCGACGCCCGCGAGCAGATCGACTTCTCCCCCGAGCGGGAGCCCCTGGCGGACTACCCCGCCGACGAGCCGTACTGGCTCCTGCAGGGCCCCAACCTCTGGCCCCGCACCGCGCTGCCCGAGCTCGAGGAGCAGGCCATGGCGTGGGCGGCGCTGATGTCGCGCGTCGGCGCCGAGCTCCTCTCGGCGATCGCCGTCGCCCTCCACCTCCCCGAGGACTACTTCGCCGAACCCTTCGAGGGCACCCCGGCCTGGATGGCCAAGCTCGTGCACTACGTCGGCGGCGTCGTCGAGGGAGCCGGCTCGCAGGGCGTGGGCGCCCACGCCGACTACGGGTTCGTGACCCTCCTCCTGCAGGACCAGGTGGGCGGCCTCGAGGTCCTCCCCCACGGTGCCGACGAGTGGGTCCCGGTCACACCGATCCCCGGGGCGCTCGTGGTGAACCTCGGCGAGATGCTCGAGGTCGCCACCGAGGGCTACCTCGCGGCCACCATCCACCGCGTCACCGCACCCGCGCCGGGCGTGGACCGCTACGCCGTCCCGTTCTTCTGGTCCCCGCGCCTCGACGCCGTGATCGAGCCGGTCCCCCTGACCGAGGACCTGCGGGCCACCGCCCGGGGCATCTCGGACGACCCCGAGAACCCGATGCTGTCCTCCTACGGCTCCAACGTGCTGAAGGGCAGGGTGCGGGCACATCCCGATGTCACCGAGCTCCACCACCCGGAGCTCGCGCGGAAGTAG
- a CDS encoding YkvA family protein: MDWAPVLEIAVGLLAAYAFLLACLAVYARRHPDVISLRDALRLGPDLVGLIRRLAADRSVPVRTRVLLGLLAVYLVVPIDLVPDFLPVIGYADDVVVIAVTLRAVVRTAGPEALVRHWKGSDVGLRAVRALAGVSEPGADETDGTGSDDGTDGADGAGRNTA, from the coding sequence ATGGACTGGGCACCGGTCCTCGAGATCGCCGTCGGGCTCCTGGCCGCCTATGCGTTCCTCCTCGCCTGCCTCGCCGTCTATGCACGGCGGCATCCGGACGTCATCTCGCTGCGGGACGCGCTGCGCCTGGGCCCGGACCTCGTCGGTCTCATCCGCCGCCTCGCCGCGGACCGTTCGGTCCCGGTGCGGACGCGCGTCCTGCTCGGCCTCCTCGCGGTCTACCTCGTGGTGCCGATCGACCTCGTGCCGGACTTCCTGCCCGTGATCGGCTACGCGGACGACGTCGTCGTGATCGCCGTCACCCTGCGGGCGGTGGTGCGGACCGCTGGCCCGGAGGCACTGGTCCGGCACTGGAAGGGATCCGACGTCGGCCTGCGCGCCGTCCGCGCGCTGGCGGGCGTGAGCGAGCCCGGAGCGGACGAGACCGACGGGACAGGCAGTGATGACGGCACCGACGGGGCTGACGGGGCCGGCCGCAACACGGCGTAA
- a CDS encoding putative quinol monooxygenase: MIFIVVKFTVKPEWSDRWIDLTRDFTEATRREPGNLWFDWSRSVEDPHQFVLVEAFQDDAAEAHVSSDHFTQAMQDMPQALVKTPEIISERIGAEGWGQMGELTVA; encoded by the coding sequence ATGATCTTCATCGTCGTCAAATTCACCGTGAAGCCCGAGTGGAGTGACCGCTGGATCGACCTGACGCGGGACTTCACGGAGGCCACGCGCCGGGAGCCGGGCAACCTCTGGTTCGACTGGTCCCGCAGCGTCGAGGACCCCCACCAGTTCGTGCTCGTCGAGGCGTTCCAGGACGACGCCGCGGAGGCGCACGTGAGCAGCGACCACTTCACCCAGGCGATGCAGGACATGCCGCAGGCACTCGTGAAGACCCCGGAGATCATCAGCGAACGGATCGGCGCCGAGGGCTGGGGCCAGATGGGCGAGCTCACCGTCGCCTAG
- a CDS encoding GNAT family N-acetyltransferase: MSIDRTAGGPMDMTRDRTMDSTGGADAGTGPGTEPATRTPVTITTATVADAAQLAAVAAVTFPLACPADSLPEDIARHIATQLSAERFTAYIEAPHHTILCLREGDRIRGWSMVVLEQPTDPDVLAALSISPTVELSKFYVHPDQHGRGAAAALMRRTLELAAGSGLPGIWLGVNQENARALRFYTKHGFRRVGTKRFRLGDRFEDDFILEQALDVRRAGAPANA, encoded by the coding sequence ATGAGCATCGACAGGACCGCGGGCGGGCCCATGGACATGACGCGTGACAGGACGATGGACAGCACGGGCGGTGCCGACGCCGGCACGGGCCCGGGCACCGAGCCCGCCACCCGCACGCCCGTCACGATCACGACGGCGACCGTCGCCGACGCCGCACAGCTCGCCGCCGTCGCGGCCGTCACCTTCCCCCTGGCCTGTCCGGCAGATTCGCTGCCCGAGGACATCGCCCGGCACATCGCGACCCAACTCTCCGCCGAACGCTTCACCGCGTACATCGAAGCCCCGCACCACACCATCCTCTGCCTGCGCGAAGGCGACCGCATCCGTGGCTGGAGCATGGTGGTGCTGGAGCAGCCCACGGATCCGGACGTGCTCGCCGCACTCTCGATCTCCCCCACCGTGGAACTCAGCAAGTTCTACGTCCACCCCGACCAGCACGGACGCGGCGCCGCCGCGGCCCTGATGCGGCGGACCCTCGAGCTTGCCGCAGGGTCCGGACTGCCGGGGATATGGCTCGGCGTGAACCAGGAGAATGCGCGCGCCCTCCGGTTCTACACGAAGCATGGTTTCCGGCGCGTCGGAACCAAGCGCTTCCGGCTGGGCGACCGCTTCGAGGACGATTTCATCCTGGAACAGGCGCTCGACGTACGCCGGGCAGGTGCGCCGGCGAACGCCTGA
- a CDS encoding bifunctional metallophosphatase/5'-nucleotidase yields MSQPFTTGHRRVAAVVAVGCIAALGLAPAASAAPGGAKGPRDATTTITVMGTSDLHGYIENWDYFTDAEYDDAAHNDVGLAKVSTLVNQVRADRGEESTLLIDNGDTLQGTALTDYFANVEPVTETGETHPMAAAMNAMGYDATTLGNHEFNYGLPLLRTFEDQLDFPLLGANVKDWTTGEDAFTPYVIKTVRLKGQKPVRVGILGLTTPGSAIWDKNNVEDELRFEGMVEQARKYVPEMKSAGADVVVVSSHSGPSGTSSYGDALPVENASTLIAEQVPGIDAILAGHEHQEIPERFVTNQQTGEQVLLTEPKNWGMRLSVMDFELTKVRGQWDVTSADAELLNTNTVPADPAISAIAADQHRRTIDYVNTAIGSATDTMSAADARFRDTAVMDFVNTVQADAVDKALDGTPDADLPVLSIVAPFNRAAVIPEGPVTIRDMAGLYVFPNTLFGVEMTGAQVKDYLEYSATYFNQTAPDAAVDPATLTNAAGTPDYNYDMMSGVSYDIDISKPVGQRIVGLSYNGAPIDPAQRFAVATNNYRQSGGGNFPHIATAPVLVNQTTEIRQLLIDYLTTEGTIDPAAFFEENWKLTRNGEPVFDQ; encoded by the coding sequence GTGTCACAACCTTTCACCACGGGGCATCGCCGCGTCGCCGCGGTCGTCGCCGTCGGCTGCATCGCAGCACTCGGCCTCGCACCCGCAGCATCCGCCGCACCCGGCGGAGCCAAGGGCCCCAGGGACGCCACGACCACCATCACGGTCATGGGCACCAGCGATCTCCACGGCTACATCGAGAACTGGGACTACTTCACCGACGCCGAGTACGACGACGCCGCGCACAACGACGTCGGACTCGCCAAGGTCTCCACGCTCGTCAACCAGGTCCGTGCGGACCGCGGTGAGGAGTCGACCCTCCTCATCGACAACGGGGACACCCTCCAGGGAACGGCCCTGACCGACTACTTCGCCAACGTGGAGCCCGTGACCGAGACCGGCGAGACCCACCCCATGGCCGCCGCGATGAACGCCATGGGCTACGACGCCACCACGCTCGGCAATCACGAGTTCAACTACGGCCTGCCGCTCCTGCGCACGTTCGAGGACCAGTTGGACTTCCCCCTCCTCGGGGCGAACGTCAAGGACTGGACCACCGGCGAGGACGCCTTCACGCCGTACGTCATCAAGACGGTCAGGCTCAAGGGGCAGAAGCCCGTCCGGGTCGGCATCCTCGGACTCACCACGCCGGGCAGCGCCATCTGGGACAAGAACAACGTCGAGGATGAGCTGCGCTTCGAGGGCATGGTGGAGCAGGCCCGGAAGTATGTCCCGGAGATGAAGTCCGCCGGCGCCGACGTCGTCGTCGTCAGCTCGCACTCCGGTCCCTCCGGCACGTCCTCCTACGGCGATGCCCTGCCGGTCGAGAACGCCTCCACCCTGATCGCCGAGCAGGTCCCCGGGATCGATGCCATCCTCGCCGGGCACGAGCATCAGGAGATTCCGGAGCGGTTCGTCACCAACCAGCAGACAGGCGAGCAGGTACTGCTCACCGAGCCGAAGAACTGGGGCATGCGGCTCTCGGTGATGGACTTCGAGCTGACGAAGGTCCGCGGCCAGTGGGACGTCACATCGGCGGACGCCGAACTGCTCAACACCAACACCGTGCCCGCAGATCCAGCCATCTCGGCCATCGCTGCCGACCAGCACCGGCGCACGATCGACTATGTGAACACGGCGATCGGCAGTGCGACCGACACCATGTCCGCCGCAGATGCCCGTTTCCGCGACACGGCCGTCATGGACTTCGTGAACACGGTCCAGGCGGACGCGGTGGACAAGGCACTCGACGGCACGCCGGACGCCGACCTCCCGGTCCTCTCGATCGTGGCACCCTTCAACCGTGCCGCTGTGATCCCCGAAGGGCCCGTCACCATCCGCGACATGGCAGGCCTGTACGTCTTCCCGAACACCCTCTTCGGGGTCGAGATGACGGGCGCCCAGGTCAAGGACTACCTCGAGTACTCGGCGACGTACTTCAACCAGACCGCTCCCGATGCCGCCGTGGACCCGGCGACACTGACCAACGCGGCAGGCACCCCGGACTACAACTACGACATGATGTCCGGCGTCTCCTACGACATCGACATCAGCAAGCCTGTCGGCCAGCGCATCGTGGGCCTCAGCTACAACGGGGCGCCGATCGATCCGGCGCAGCGCTTCGCGGTGGCCACGAACAACTACCGGCAGTCCGGTGGCGGCAACTTCCCGCACATCGCCACGGCTCCAGTGCTCGTGAACCAGACCACGGAGATCCGGCAGCTGCTGATCGACTACCTGACCACCGAGGGCACCATCGACCCGGCTGCCTTCTTCGAGGAGAACTGGAAGCTCACCCGCAACGGCGAGCCGGTCTTCGACCAGTAG
- a CDS encoding alpha/beta hydrolase yields the protein MMTTDTEQQDAYREDILGADYEVRTLSLRPDEEGDVVATLVRRTVPAGSRRAVLYVHGFVDYFFQTHLADAWLAAGFDFYALDLRKYGRSVREHQTPNYITSLDAYDEELDEAARIIREDEGHDVLVVMGHSTGGLVTSLWAHRRRGQGIVDALVLNSPWFDLNASLFQRTLGTAAVHRLGTRRPRAVVGKLGTAYGRYLHRASGGEWDYDLAWKPHGGFPVVAGWLRAIRHGHAELNRGLAIDCPVLVACSDATSNPVKEPARISSTDVVLDVAHIAGRAPKLGRLVTLVRIAGGIHDLALSPEPARAQFFEEVERWQEAYVPGADQG from the coding sequence ATGATGACAACCGATACAGAACAGCAGGACGCCTACCGCGAGGACATCCTGGGGGCGGACTACGAGGTGCGGACGCTGTCCCTGCGTCCCGACGAGGAGGGCGACGTCGTCGCGACGCTCGTGCGCCGCACCGTCCCCGCCGGCTCGCGCCGGGCAGTCCTCTACGTGCACGGCTTCGTGGACTACTTCTTCCAGACCCACCTCGCCGACGCCTGGCTGGCCGCCGGCTTCGACTTCTACGCGCTGGACCTCCGGAAGTACGGGCGGTCCGTCCGCGAGCACCAGACGCCGAACTACATCACGTCACTGGACGCGTACGACGAAGAGCTCGACGAGGCGGCGCGCATCATCCGCGAGGACGAGGGCCACGACGTCCTCGTGGTCATGGGTCACTCCACGGGCGGCCTGGTCACGTCCCTGTGGGCGCACCGCCGTCGCGGACAGGGGATCGTCGATGCCCTCGTCCTCAACAGTCCCTGGTTCGACCTCAACGCGAGCCTGTTCCAGCGCACCCTCGGCACCGCGGCGGTGCACCGCCTCGGGACGCGCCGGCCGCGTGCCGTCGTCGGGAAGCTCGGCACCGCGTACGGCCGGTACCTGCACCGGGCCTCGGGAGGTGAATGGGACTACGACCTGGCGTGGAAGCCCCACGGAGGCTTCCCCGTCGTCGCCGGCTGGCTGCGCGCCATCCGCCACGGGCATGCTGAACTGAACCGTGGCCTCGCGATCGACTGCCCCGTGCTGGTCGCGTGCTCGGACGCCACCTCGAATCCCGTGAAGGAGCCCGCGCGTATCTCCTCGACCGACGTCGTGCTCGACGTCGCGCACATCGCCGGACGGGCGCCGAAGCTCGGCAGGCTCGTCACCCTCGTGCGCATCGCGGGCGGCATCCACGACCTCGCGCTCTCGCCGGAGCCGGCCCGGGCGCAGTTCTTCGAAGAAGTCGAGCGCTGGCAGGAGGCCTACGTCCCGGGTGCCGACCAGGGGTGA
- a CDS encoding lipopolysaccharide assembly protein LapA domain-containing protein translates to MTTGDTPQPHHGTTAPAGKGESHTRAGAIWTAVIAALVLLVLLIVFFLQNDAPVLVTFFGLEGSIALGLALLIAAVGGGAVVALIGAVRIIQLRTAARRNRR, encoded by the coding sequence ATGACCACAGGCGACACGCCCCAGCCGCATCACGGCACGACGGCGCCGGCAGGCAAGGGCGAGTCCCACACGCGGGCGGGCGCCATCTGGACGGCGGTCATCGCAGCCCTCGTGCTCCTCGTGCTCCTGATCGTGTTCTTCCTGCAGAACGATGCTCCGGTCCTCGTGACGTTCTTCGGCCTCGAGGGATCCATCGCGCTCGGTCTCGCACTGCTCATCGCGGCGGTCGGCGGCGGCGCCGTGGTGGCACTCATCGGCGCGGTCCGCATCATCCAGCTCCGGACGGCGGCACGGCGCAACCGCCGCTGA
- a CDS encoding dihydrofolate reductase family protein, producing MTRVVFYTATTLNGFIADEQNSLEWLFAVEPPPPEEYERFLDSVGVLVEGSTTYEWVLAFERLLEEPAKWGALYGDRPTFVFTSRELPVPEGADVRLVSGDVRPVFGHLREAAGPRDIWIVGGGDLAGQFLAAGLLDEIRIAVAPVALTAGAPLLPLRVESDRLTLRSVEQQGQFAVLTYDVAAGDG from the coding sequence ATGACCCGCGTCGTCTTCTATACCGCCACCACCCTCAACGGCTTCATCGCGGACGAACAGAATTCGCTGGAGTGGCTTTTCGCCGTCGAACCCCCTCCCCCGGAGGAGTACGAGCGGTTCCTCGACAGCGTAGGCGTGCTGGTGGAGGGCTCGACGACGTACGAATGGGTGCTGGCCTTCGAGCGGCTCCTGGAGGAGCCGGCCAAGTGGGGTGCGCTCTACGGCGACCGTCCTACCTTCGTCTTCACGAGCAGGGAACTGCCTGTCCCGGAGGGCGCGGACGTGCGGCTGGTCTCCGGGGACGTCCGGCCGGTGTTCGGGCACCTGCGCGAAGCGGCGGGGCCGCGGGACATCTGGATCGTCGGCGGCGGCGACCTTGCGGGGCAGTTCCTCGCGGCAGGCCTGCTCGACGAGATCCGGATCGCGGTCGCGCCCGTGGCGCTGACGGCGGGCGCGCCGCTGCTGCCCCTGCGCGTCGAATCGGACCGGCTGACGCTGCGGTCCGTCGAGCAGCAGGGGCAGTTCGCCGTCCTGACCTACGACGTCGCGGCGGGCGACGGCTAG
- a CDS encoding alpha/beta fold hydrolase, which translates to MSGGRPGVEPSTGTSTAVTSTSGISVSAGGDGYLLVDGVRVRYRDAGARDSPPVLLLHGIGRSLEDWEGLYGRLAPDHRVISMDLPGFGLSERTAGRYSMESIARFVIAALDTLGEHRPLHVVGNSLGGAIAMKISTLEPQRVRSLVLVNSAGFGKEVTIALRLLAVRPLGRRLMKDKSRKAAYRTERALFYDKRFVTEERLDHAQEVGRNPVYDDVLLAVARHLGTVRGVRRRWRTELLRTVAAQHKPTLLVWGDEDRILPASHLEHARTVFPHAEVHLFEKCGHMPQIEREDEFDALVRQFVGGVEAQG; encoded by the coding sequence ATGAGCGGCGGCCGTCCCGGCGTCGAGCCGTCGACCGGGACCTCCACAGCAGTGACCTCCACCTCAGGGATCTCCGTGTCAGCGGGCGGCGACGGCTACCTCCTGGTGGACGGCGTCCGCGTCCGCTATCGCGACGCCGGCGCCCGGGACAGTCCGCCGGTCCTGCTGCTGCACGGCATAGGCCGCAGCCTCGAGGACTGGGAGGGGCTCTACGGGCGCCTCGCCCCGGATCACCGGGTGATCAGTATGGACCTGCCCGGCTTCGGTCTGTCCGAGCGCACGGCGGGCCGGTACTCGATGGAGTCGATCGCCCGCTTCGTGATCGCCGCCCTCGACACCCTCGGGGAACACCGGCCGCTGCACGTGGTGGGCAACTCGCTCGGCGGCGCCATCGCCATGAAGATCAGCACCCTCGAGCCGCAGCGCGTGCGGAGCCTCGTGCTCGTGAACAGTGCCGGCTTCGGCAAGGAGGTGACGATCGCGCTGCGCCTGCTCGCCGTCCGCCCGCTCGGCCGGCGCCTCATGAAGGACAAGTCACGCAAGGCCGCCTACCGGACGGAGCGGGCCCTGTTCTACGACAAGCGGTTCGTCACGGAGGAGCGGCTCGACCACGCCCAGGAGGTGGGCCGGAACCCCGTGTACGACGACGTGCTGCTCGCCGTCGCCCGCCACCTCGGTACCGTCCGCGGCGTGCGTCGCCGCTGGCGGACGGAGCTCCTCCGCACGGTCGCAGCGCAGCACAAGCCCACCCTTCTGGTGTGGGGCGACGAGGACCGCATCCTGCCGGCGTCGCACCTCGAACACGCCCGGACGGTGTTCCCGCACGCCGAGGTCCACCTGTTCGAGAAGTGCGGGCACATGCCCCAGATCGAGCGGGAGGACGAGTTCGACGCCCTCGTCCGGCAGTTCGTGGGCGGGGTCGAGGCGCAGGGGTAG
- a CDS encoding SDR family NAD(P)-dependent oxidoreductase → MSIQPFQFAGSTAVVTGAAGGMGEHLARGLAERGSTLLLVDRDTDRLDAVAASIRATHPGSSVTTFTADLADRDAVERLATDLLAATDRVDLLVNNAGVALAGRFDQISMDDFDWVMAINFTAPVLLTHRLLPRIAPGGHILNVSSLFGLVGPTGQTAYSASKFALRGFTEALRNELLPRGIGTTTVHPGGIRTNIALNARIGGNLSARDVKHAKEDFNRLLTFPADRAAGLMLEAVKARRARLLIGLSAKLPDVVARVAPMSFGTLERRATSLARLAGKVRR, encoded by the coding sequence GTGAGCATCCAACCCTTCCAGTTCGCCGGGTCCACCGCCGTCGTCACCGGCGCGGCCGGGGGCATGGGCGAGCACCTGGCCCGCGGCCTCGCCGAGCGCGGCAGCACCCTGCTGCTCGTGGACCGCGACACGGACCGGCTCGACGCCGTCGCGGCGTCCATCCGTGCCACCCACCCGGGCAGCAGCGTCACGACGTTCACCGCCGACCTCGCGGACCGCGACGCCGTCGAACGCCTGGCGACCGATCTGCTCGCCGCGACCGACCGCGTGGACCTGCTCGTCAACAACGCGGGGGTGGCCCTTGCGGGCCGCTTCGACCAGATCAGCATGGACGATTTCGACTGGGTCATGGCCATCAACTTCACCGCGCCCGTGCTGCTCACGCACCGGCTGCTCCCGCGGATCGCGCCCGGCGGGCACATCCTGAACGTCTCGAGCCTGTTCGGCCTCGTGGGACCGACGGGCCAGACCGCCTACTCCGCCAGCAAGTTCGCGCTGCGCGGCTTCACGGAAGCGCTCCGCAACGAGCTGCTCCCCCGCGGGATCGGCACCACCACCGTGCACCCCGGCGGCATCCGGACGAACATCGCCCTCAACGCGCGCATCGGCGGGAACCTCAGCGCCCGCGACGTGAAGCACGCGAAGGAGGACTTCAACCGGCTCCTCACCTTCCCCGCGGACCGCGCCGCCGGGCTCATGCTCGAGGCGGTCAAGGCCCGCAGGGCCCGCCTGCTGATCGGCCTCAGCGCGAAACTGCCCGACGTCGTCGCCCGCGTGGCACCGATGTCCTTCGGCACCCTCGAGCGCCGCGCCACGAGCCTCGCCCGCCTCGCGGGCAAGGTGCGCCGATGA
- a CDS encoding flavin-containing monooxygenase, producing the protein MDSSIEHLDVVIVGAGLSGIGAAYRVSTELRGKSFAVLEARGAIGGTWDLFRYPGVRSDSDMFTLGYPFRPWTEAKAIADGSSILKYIRDTAEEPRIRDSIRFHTRLVSAAWSSEDARWTLELDVTDSGSGAVERRRLTCGFLYLCSGYYNYDRGHEPTFPGLDAFEGEVVHPQFWPEELDYTGKRVVVIGSGATAVTLVPSMAKDAAHVTMLQRSPTYITAVPSRDKFSDAARRHLPAGIAHHVARAKNVLFTQAFYQLCRRRPEIAKKLIRSQTARILGDEKTVAENFTPAYNPWDQRLCVAPSADLFKAMKQGSASVVTDTIDTFTPHGIRLASGQELEADVVVTATGLSMLPLGGARFTVDGAPVNLGDSWVYRGLMVSGVPNLALCVGYTNASWTLRADLSSRYVCRLIRYMDRNGHRSGAPAVDGPMKARPILDLTSNYVQRAVSAFPKQGDRQPWTMRQNYLLDAPTALHGNLAKNMVFDAPAPRAVPAPDLQEIHA; encoded by the coding sequence ATGGATTCCAGCATCGAACACCTCGACGTCGTCATCGTGGGCGCAGGCCTGTCCGGCATCGGCGCCGCCTACCGGGTCTCCACGGAGCTGCGCGGCAAGAGCTTCGCCGTCCTGGAGGCACGCGGCGCCATCGGCGGCACATGGGACCTCTTCCGCTACCCGGGCGTGCGGTCCGACAGCGACATGTTCACGCTCGGCTACCCGTTCCGCCCGTGGACCGAGGCCAAGGCGATCGCCGACGGCTCGTCCATCCTGAAGTACATCCGTGACACCGCGGAGGAACCGCGCATCCGGGACAGCATCCGGTTCCACACCAGACTCGTCAGCGCCGCCTGGTCCTCGGAGGACGCCCGGTGGACCCTCGAGCTGGACGTCACGGACTCCGGTTCCGGCGCGGTGGAGCGCCGCCGGCTCACGTGCGGATTCCTCTACCTCTGCAGCGGCTACTACAACTACGACCGCGGGCACGAGCCGACCTTCCCCGGCCTCGACGCCTTCGAGGGGGAGGTGGTGCATCCCCAGTTCTGGCCGGAGGAGCTCGACTACACCGGCAAGCGCGTCGTCGTGATCGGCAGTGGAGCCACCGCCGTCACCCTGGTGCCGTCCATGGCGAAGGACGCCGCGCACGTGACGATGCTGCAGCGCTCCCCCACCTACATCACGGCCGTGCCGAGCCGCGACAAGTTCTCCGACGCCGCCCGCCGCCACCTGCCCGCCGGGATCGCCCACCACGTGGCCCGTGCGAAGAACGTGCTGTTCACGCAGGCGTTCTACCAGCTGTGCCGCCGCCGCCCGGAGATCGCCAAGAAGCTCATCCGCTCCCAGACCGCGCGGATCCTCGGCGACGAGAAGACCGTCGCGGAGAACTTCACGCCCGCCTACAACCCGTGGGACCAGCGCCTGTGCGTGGCCCCCAGCGCGGACCTCTTCAAGGCGATGAAGCAGGGTTCGGCGTCCGTGGTCACGGACACCATCGACACGTTCACCCCACACGGGATCCGCCTGGCATCCGGGCAGGAACTCGAGGCCGACGTCGTCGTCACCGCCACGGGGCTCTCGATGCTGCCGCTGGGAGGAGCGAGGTTCACCGTCGACGGCGCTCCGGTGAACCTCGGCGACTCCTGGGTGTACCGGGGCCTGATGGTCAGCGGCGTCCCGAACCTCGCGCTGTGCGTCGGCTACACGAACGCCTCGTGGACGCTCCGGGCGGACCTCAGCTCCCGGTACGTCTGCCGCCTCATCCGGTACATGGACCGCAACGGCCACCGCTCCGGGGCACCCGCCGTCGACGGCCCGATGAAGGCCCGCCCCATCCTCGACCTGACCTCCAACTACGTGCAGCGCGCCGTCTCGGCGTTCCCCAAGCAGGGCGACCGGCAGCCATGGACCATGCGGCAGAACTACCTGCTCGACGCCCCCACCGCGCTGCACGGCAACCTGGCGAAGAACATGGTCTTCGACGCGCCCGCACCGCGTGCCGTCCCGGCCCCCGACCTCCAGGAGATCCACGCGTGA